A segment of the Candidatus Pelagisphaera phototrophica genome:
TGTCCTGACTTCGTCATTATGACCGGGCGTCCAAAGTTTGGATTAGGCATGGCGTTGTAATTTCCCGATTCAACGTAGTTAATATCTTCCGGGAGTATGAGGGTCTCGTTGACATCGAAGGTGATGACCGAGTTGCCGCCGTTAAGGGCGGTGTAGCTGTCGCGATACAGGTCTTGGAAGTCGTACTCGATAGAGATACCGCCTTTGCCTTCCCAAAAAGTCTGCTCCAGAGCAAGGGAGTAGTTGAAGAAGTCGCGCGAGTAGTAGTCGTTATCCCATCCAAGATTGGCACGACTGAAGTCGAACGTGTCCAGATCGGTGAAGCCCTGATCGATCCAGCCGATACCCATGATTTCACCGAGATTGCCCGGGTATAGACCTTGTGGAGCACCGCCATTACGTCCTACATTATTTCTGTAGATTCCGCCTGACCAGTAGTTAGGAATTTCGACGTTGTTGGCCTGTGAACGTCTTTCCATAGCAATACCAGGAATTTGGTCCGTGTAAGAGAAAGCGGGCTGGCCAAGGCCATTGCTGCCATCCCATACGAAGCCGTAAGCACCACCACCCCAACGAATGTTACGGTAGGTGAGAGTTGGGTACTGAGCTCCTTCAGGTGCGTCATTCGGGCTGTCGCGAACGATGTAGCCTGCGTCCAAGAAAGCAGCTCTGTCATCGGCGGAATAGAAGCGGTTGTTGTTAAATTGACCTTGGGTAGGACCTTCGTGGTGCTGAGCGGAGATCGGGTAGTCGGGATTTCGGCGGTTCTTGACCATCAAGGTGGCGTTCATCCGAGCTGGGGCCCGGAGGAATGTATCGAAGTTCACCTGAGGGAGAAGGACGTCGGGGGCGTTACCCAGTATTTCGCCTGTTTCCATGTGGCCGCGAAATACGGTATTCTCATTGCCAAAGGGACGGTAGGAGAACGCCGTGTAGATACGGTCGTCGTTCTTGTAAGTCGGGCGCTGGCGGTATTCCGTACGGTCCATGACACCTGCTACGTGGAGGGCTAGTTTGTCTTCCACAACGACGCGGTTGAGCTTGAATTCCCCACGGTAGGAGGGGTTGACACCGCCACTGCCTATGCGGAAGCGAAACTCGTTGGTGTTACGAAATCGAGCACGGGCCAAGTCGTTGTTAATAATTCCGGCAGGCGAAGCGAGTCCGAAGAGAAAGGAGTTCGCCCCGCGATTGATGTCGATGCGCTCCGTGTTATACGTGTCGAATGGTATGTCCGTCACGAAGAAGTTCCGGGTCCGGTCCGGTGCGGTAAGACCGCGAACACGTGTGGCTCCGTCCGGGTCGCGACGAGCGCCGCCCACATTGGTTTCGCCGGTGCCGCCTTCGTCGGCTCCAGAAATGTTGCCGAGAATGCCGGCGACTTCGGAACTAGTGGTGTACATGAGAAGCTCTTCAATACCCGTCGCTCCGAGGTCGTCCATGAACTCCTTGGTGACGACCTGAACGGCGGCTCCAGTATCCTTGAGGGATCCGCTGAGACGGCCGCCGGCCATGGTTTGAGAAGCATAGTAGCCCTCGTCTCCAGAGGCATCTACTGCAAAGGGAGAGAGCTCGAAAACCTCTTCTTCATCGTCGTCCTGAGCCCAACCTGTAAAGGTGGAACAGAGAAAACCGCAGCCAATAAGGGCGGTTTTGGTTATTGTTTGATAATGTTTCTTATTCATAGGTGATCAACCGTTTTCTGTCTGTGTGTAGGGGCAGTCAACTGATCACGTTCGCCGTCTCATCTAATCTGTGAGACGGCAACTGTACGTAGTGATCAGCCAGTTGCGTTTAAAAGAGGTATAAGTAAAGGGAGGAGTAGTGAATTTGTGGGTCCTGGGTATCGTAGTTTGTGTGGAAACTAGCCGGAATTAACAGGGTTTAGCTGAAAAAATTGGGTACAAGGTATAAAAGTAGAGATGTTCAACTTTCTGTCAACTGTAAGATTCTCGATAATCTTTTCCCTGACAAATCGTATGGAAATTCAGTCTAAAAAAGCGGACAGAATTCGGAAAACGAGTTTCCAGAATAGGGGTGAATTTCCTGTTCGAGCCGGTTCTTGTGGTCGGTACTGGGACCCCTTTCGCAAGATCAAGAAATCGCGGTTTAAAACCGCTCCTACATTTTTGATTCTCCACTCTAGATTCAGTGAGGGAGCTGCCCGGCGTGCCGCTTAAGCGGTTCAACAAACGCGGCTCGCCGGGCCATTGTGCCGCACCTGCGAAGCCGGAGGTTTTTAAGCCACGCTTGCCTAGAAAAAGCCGCCGACTAATTGAAAAATGCTCTAGGTAATTATGTCATGTACGACGTTTCCGTGTACATCAGTGAGGCGGAAGTCGCGGCCTTCGTGGCGGAAAGTGAGCTTTTCGTGGTCCACACCGAGGAGGTGGAGGATGGTCGCGTGAAGGTCGTGCATGTGGACCTTGTTCTCGATCGCGTACTGTCCGAACTCGTCAGTCGCGCCATAGATGAGGCCGGGTTTTACGCCCCCTCCGGCCAGCCAAACCGTAAATCCAGTTGGATTGTGGTCACGGCCTGATCCATTTTTCTGGGCCTAGGGAGTCCGTCCGAACTCTCCGCCCCACCAGACGAGGGTGTCTTCTAGCAAGCCCCGTTGCTTCAGATCGGTGAGTAGACCGGCAATCGGCTTATCGATGGCTTGGGCGTGTTCCTTGTGCTCGGGCATGTTGTCCTTGTCCCAAGCGGGGTTGTTGGAGTTTTCACTGTAGTTCACTTGTGTGAATCGAACCCCGGCTTCTGCCATTCGCCGGGTGATGAGACATTGGCGTCCATAGTCGTCTGTAGTTGACTCTTCATTACCGTACAGCTCTTTAGTTGCCTCGCCAGAAGTAGGTACTGTTTGGACGGCGGTTGCGCGTTGCCCGATCTAAGTAAGGAGCGGGTGCTGTATGGCTAGGGAACAAGGTACTGTCTGCTTTGATTGCGGTTGCGTGTGCTGTAGCAATCTCAATTGCATTGGCTTCTGTATCCACAGAAACTTATGAAGCCTGATTTTTTGAAGCTTTCCTAAAAGAAAAACAGGACTGCGATGAGCAGGACGGACAAGCAGGCGGTTATTCCGATCGGGAATACTCCTTTTCGCACATTTTCTCGTAGGTCTTCGCGAAGCTTCTCGCGTTGGTCCATCGAGGTACCCGAAATCTCCCAAATGGGGGTTAGAATCAGCGTCAATAGATTTGCGGGTCCTTCCGTTGCGAAATGGCAAAGCTTTTTCGTAGCCCCTGCGATGAGGGTTTTATGGGCGATCCTGTTGATGCCGTTTAGGCAAATATCACAGGTTGAGTAGAAGAACTGACCTCCTTTTCGGTAGAACCAGTCGGTATCCAAAACGATCGTCGGAGTGCGCTTCAACATCGGGAGGAAAAGGAAGAACACCAGAGCCGAGAACATCAGTAGCTGCATCTGGGTGACGAGGTGACTCGTCGTGTAGGCTTGGTAATCAACTGTGTAGGGAAGAATGTCATATAAGGCCTGTGGCCTTATTCCCAAGTAGATGCAGAGGAAGGAGAGTATCCCCATGGCCCAAAGCATAGTGCCGGGAGCTTCTTTGGGTCGGAGTCCGCGGTCTTGGTTGAAGAAGACGAAGTAGGGAAACTTGATGCCTGCGTGAAGGAAGACACCGGCTGATGCGAGTTCCAAGACGATCCAGGGCCACAGGAGATGTTCGTGTTCTGCAGCTGCGATGATGATTGTCTTGCTTGTGAATCCACTAGTCAGCGGGACGGCGGAAATGGCGAGGGCCCCGATCGTGCCGAACAATAGAGTGAGCGGCATCGTTTTGTAGAGCCCACCCAATTCGGTACAGCGGCTTTTGCCAGTGCGGTAGAGCACCGCTCCCGCAGACATCCAAAGCAGAGACTTGTATATGATGTGGCAAAACGCGTGAGCGGTGGCTCCGCTGATCGCCATGTCCGTTCCAATGCCTGCAGCGCAAACCATGAACCCAACTTGGTTGATGATCGAGTAGGCGAGGATGCGACGCATATCGTTCTCGAGAAGGGCGTAAATGATACCAAAAACGGTCATGGCACAGCCGATCCAGATGAGGGGCTCCCATCCATGAAAGGACCTTAGTAAAACGTAAACTGCGGTCTTGGTTGTATAGGCGCTCAGGATCACTCCACCTGTGACGCTGGCTTCCGGATAGGCGTCCGACAGCCAGGCGGAAACTCCTGGGGCGGCTGCGTTGACAAGGAATCCTCCCAGTATCAGCCAGGTGCCGAGGTTGGCGCTGGCATAGTCAAACGAGTCGAAAGCGATGCTACCGCCATTGGAAACCGTCATGACGATGCCGGCAAGGAGTAGTAGGCCGCCAAAGATGTGGACCATGACATAGCGGAATGCAGCGCCCTTTGCCTTAGCGGTATCTCGAGCAAGAATGACAAACGTCGAACTGACGGCCATCAATTCCCAGTTGATGTAAAGCGTGATAAGGTCCCCGGCAAAAATAACCCCAAGAGCAGATCCGATGTAGATTAATGCAGCGGTATGCTGGATTGCCTTTTTAACATAAAAAGCAAAAAGGAGGGCGGCAGCGGCGTTCAGTGTAAATATATAGCCAAAGGCCTTGCTCAACTTGTCGACCCGCAGCAATTCACTGTCCCCGAATCCGGGAAGAAAGGAGACTTGGAGCCCATTTCCGCTCGGCAGGTAGGCGATATGAATGAAAGTCAGAATGGGTAGCGCGACCAGGAAGACGTTTCGTAGCGTCCCTTTCAAAAGGACCGTAACGAGAGCTCCCGCAAAGAGCAAAAATGATGGGGGGATGTTAGCTAGCGTTTCCATCGATGTCGTTAGAAGGTGTATCCTCGTCGGGCTCTCCGTAGTAGTCTTCGCTGCGCTTCAGGTAGACGCCGAGGCCCTTGGCAATCAGGATCATGGTGGTGCAACCGACAAATCCTAGGATTGAGTAAAAGTTAAACCAGCCATCGATTTCGAAGTGCGGATGCCGGTGTATGAAAAGTTCTGCTACGACCGTTATTCCGCAGGAGATCCAGAGGACCCACCAAAGAAGTTTGCGGGAAGCCGGTTTATCGAACCAATCGAACTCTTTTTTTGGATCTGCCATCAGTCTTAGCCGTTCGCGCCCACCATTAGTCCGGCGAGCTGAAGAAGGAATTGTGGTTTAATGAAAAGAATAATCGCTAGCACTGCTGTGATGCTAAGCGGCGTGATGCACTGCCAGTTCGCCTCCTCTGTGGTTTTCCAAGAGAAAGGCTGTTTTGCCAGTTGAGGGTCTTTGGGGAAGAAGGCTCGATACCCAATGGGCAACAGATAGGCCGCATTTAAAATAGTACTTATGAGAAAGATGACCAGCAATGCGGATTGACCGGCATCCATTGCCCCAGTGACTAGATAGAACTTGCTGATGAGGCCACCCGTTGGGGGAAGGCCAATCACGCTCAGAGCGCCGATGGAGAAGGCGGCGAACGTTATCGGCATCTTGCGGCCCAGTCCGTCCATTTGGCTGATGTATTTCTTTCCCGTGGCGACAAAGATCGCTCCGGCGCACATGAAAAGGGTGATTTTCCCAACTGCGTGCATCGCAATATGGGTCATTGAACCTGTCACGGCTCTATCACTCAGCAGCGCGGCTCCGAGAATGATGTAGGAAAGCTGGCCAACGGTCGAGAAGGCGAGTCGGCGCTTGAGATTATCCTGAGTTAAGGCAATCAGAGACGATGCGACAATGGTGAAGGCCGCGATCCAGGCGACGACCGTAGCAATGTCCAAATCTTGGAGATAGTCAGTCCCGAATACTCCTGTAAAGACGCGAAGGATACAAAATACTCCAACCTTAACGACCGCGACGGCATGAAGGAGGGCGCTCACCGGAGTGGGCGCGACCATCGCTCCCGGGAGCCAGGAATGGAAAGGCATTAGGCCTGACTTTGCGAAGCCGAATGTGAAGAGAAGGAGGAGAATGAGCGCTTCGGAGGCCGTTATGTGGCCAGAAAGGAAGCCACTGCTAGAAAACTCCATGCTGCTCCCGGTCTTGACATAAACAAAGATAAGAGCGGGAAGCACGAACCCGATTGATGTGCTTAGCAAGTAGGTTAAGTAGGTTCTGCCACCGGTTCTCGCTTCCTTGTCCTGATGGTGGGTCACTAGCGGATACGTAGCCAGTGACAGCATTTCGTAAAACAGGTAGAGAGTGAAAAGATTCGCGGCGAAAGCTACTCCGATCGTAGCGGACAGAGAGATCGCAAAGAAAGTGAAGAAGCGGGTCTGGGAATGCTCTTTCAGCCCGCGCATGTATCCGATAGAATAGAGCGAAGTAACGATCCATAGCGAGGACGCCACCAATCCGAAAAGCATTCCAAGCCCGTCCACGCGGAAGGCGATGGCCAAGTTGGGAACGATTTCCCAAACGGTGAACTCGATTGTCGAGCCGGCCAAAATGGTCGGGAGCATGGACACGACCAGCCCGAATTTGATAAATGCTGCTAGGAAAGTTGCGCCTTCGCGCAAATTTGGCCTTTTGCCAAGTAGTACAATAGGGAGCACCGCCAAGAGGGAAACCAGACTGGCCAATACCGGTGTGAAGCTAGTGATGGAAGAAGGCATACTAAAGAATGATGGCTCCAATCTTAAATTGGGAGACGAAGTTGGTTATGATCGCGACTACTTCCTGATTGTAGAGTCCGATACCAAGCAACAGAGCTGCGGTGATGAGGAGAGGGAAGAGCATTGAGAATGAGGCCTCCTTCGGTCCGTCTTTGTGCTCTTCATTATGGTGGTGGCCATGTCCCTCTGCGGGTTTGGTTCCAAAATAGGCAATCTCGATAATGCGGAAGAAAATAACGGCATTGATTAACGAAGAAATGAGAAGGGCAGCTACATATTCATAATGACCAGAGCTGATCCCGCCCTGAATCAAGTACCATTTACTGAAAAATCCGGCTGTCGGGGGAATGCCGATTAAGGAAAACGCACCGACTAGAAATCCCACCATAGTGAGGGGCATTTTAGTGAAAAGTCCCCCCATCGCGGATATATCGCGGCTTCCTGTCTTGGCGAAAATGATACCGGCAAAAAGAAACACGCAAAGCGTCATAAACGCGTCAGCGATGATGTGGTAGATTGATCCGACCATACCCATTTCGTCGGCCAGCCAAACTCCGCCGACCATGTAGCCGACTTCGGCAATGATAAGGAAGGACAGGATTTTTTGCAGACTGGCTTGAGCAAGGGCTGAGATAGAAGCCGCCAATATCGCGATCACCGACATCCAGACGATGATGTTGCTCCAATCGAGTTGATCAAAAGCGAACTCGGGACTGAATACGGTCAGTATCATTCGAATCATGACATAAATCATGACTTTTGTCACAAGAGGCCCTAGGAGGGCACTGGTAGTGGAGGGACCATAGGTGTATGAGTTCGGCAGCCAGGAGTGTAGAGGAAAGAATGCCATTTTAATCCAGACGCCTACCATGATTACTACGAAGGCAACGAATATCGAAGGCGAGCCATGCAAATTGTTAGCAACAATTTGCTCCTGAATGTCATACATATTCAGGGAACCCGTTTTTATATAAAGGTAACCAACTCCTAGTAAGTAGAAGGACGCCCCAATTGTACCCATGATCAGGTATTTGTAAGCCGCTAGTGTGGCTCTTCTTGAGCCCATCCCGATCAATGCATAACTTGTTAGCGCGGATATTTCGATCAGAACGTAAAGGTTGAAGGCGTCACCTGTAAGGACGATGCCGAGCAGTCCGGTTACCGATAGCAGGTAGAGAGTGTAAAATTGGGATACTTTGTCCGAGGTCTCAGCAGGAACAGCCCTTTTTGAATAGATGGCTGTTAGCAAAGAGACCGTTGATACAGCCAAGGCCACTAGGGCGTTGAGTCCGTCGACGCGAAGATTAATGCCAAACGGAGGTTCCCATCCGCCGAAAAAGTACTGGATGGTTCCCTCATCGATAACGCGCATCAAGGTGACCACACTGGCAGCGACCGAAATAGCTAGACCCGCAATGACTAGTGGAAAACAAAGCCATTCACGCTTGATGCCCAGAAGTGCGAGCAAAATAGCAAGCAGGAAAGGGGCGAGAAGAATTATAGCGGGAGACTGATCAATCATTTTGCAGACTTGATTGACTCGAGAATTTCACTCTCTTCGATTGAACCAAAATCTCGGTATACCTTTTGGGTTAGGGCGAGACCGACACCTAGAGTTGCGACACCGACTACGATAGCCGTTAGCATGAGGACGTGAGGAAGGGGATTGCCAAAGTCGTCTGGCTCGATGTGGAGATTTGCAACTATTTCCTCGTGGCTTGGATGATGGTCTTGGCCGTGTCCAGTATCCGCTCCATGGTGACGGTCTCCGTGAGAGGGGTGAACTTGATCGTGGTAAAGGATCGGAATGGTGGCTCCTTCCTTTACACCGATTGAAACGTAAAAGAGAATGATGGCTGTCTGGAATATAGACATACCGATCAGTTTTTTAACTAGATTGTTTTTCGAGATCATGGCGTAGAGCCCGATCATCATGATGATTACGTATATCCAGTAGTTAAATTTGGTACTTAGCGCTTCGAGCAGTTCCATCGGTCTAGAGGGTCTCCTTCATATCGCCGTTGGAGGCTAGGTTGGAATAAATCGAGAACATGATTGCGGTACAAGTGAAGGCTACCCCAATTTCAACTCCCAACATGCTATGGGACCTAGCCTCTACGGGAGTCGCTGGCATGATTTTATGGAGTATTTCGTAGTCTAGGAAGTTGCTCCCCAGTAGCATACAGGCGAATCCAAATCCGGAGTAGATCAGGATTCCGATACCAGCGAGATTGAGTACCCGTTTTTCGGGGACCCATCTTTGAGCGGCTTGCAAGTCGCGCGAAAGTGCGAGAAGGATGAAGCTGGCTCCAAAAATAACTCCACCCTGAAAACCTCCTCCGGGACTGTGATGCCCGTGGGCGACCACGTACAGGGCGAACAGTTGAATAATCGGAATCATCAAACGACAGGTCGTGTCTATGATCAGGTCAGGATCTTTTTTGTAAGTTCGGGTTTCCTTTCCTTTGTCCTTGAGATGGTCTAGAGGTTTGCGGCGAAGAATGCTCATGATCGCAATGCCTGCCACGAAAATAACGACTGTCTCAAACATCGTGTCATATCCACGATAGTCTGCAAGCACGGCGGTTACCATATTAGGAACACTGGACTCAGGGAAGGTTTCCGTGATGTAGTGCTGAGAAAGGCGGTAGTCATTGGCGGGTGACTCCGTATCTCCCCAGTCGGGAAAATCACTTACCGCAGTCAGGAGAAGCCAGCCCGTAAGAATGACGGCAATAAGAGCGAACGATTTCAATCTGAAGACCTCCGTGTTGTGCGCAGAACGGTAGCGATTAGAAAGACGGCACTAACGCCGGCGCCGACCGCGGATTCGGTGAAGGCAACATCAACAGCCGCCATCCCGGCCCAAAGCAGACACATAAGGAAACTGTAGACGCCAAAAATCATGGCGGCACTGAGCAGATCTTTTGTCTGCAGCGATATAATCGCGGTGATAACGAGAAAAATCAGGGTAATTAGATCGAATGCCCAAATCATTTGTCAGAGTCCTCCTCTACCCCGTTCCGTGTCCATAGTTTCTGTCCTTCCTCGAATCCCGCTTTGATCAAGGCATGGGTACTGGTGGGGCTGGCCCACATTATAAACATCGTAATGAAAAGAATTTTGCCAGCGACTAGGATGTTAGCCAAGCTGAAGTCGGCCAACTGGTAGGTGGCTAAACCCATGAGAATCAGGAAGACGGACATCGTATCCCCTTTCCCAGCAGCATGCATGCGCGTGTAGAAATCAGGAAACCTAATGATCCCGACGGCTCCTCCTACAAAAAAAAGAATTCCAATACAGACAAGGACGATGCAAATGGTGGCTGGAATCATGATTCTTGCTCCTTAGCTTCGGAGTTTGAGAAGTTCTTATCGGGATTGACCCGATCAAAGTATCGAGCGGCGGCTAAGGATCCGATAAAGTTTAGGAGGGCGTAGGTAAGAGCGAAATCCACGAACATCTCTACCCGACCGTAGATCATGCCAATCAGGACCAGTAGAACGGTTGTTTTGGTGCCGATTACATTTACCGCGACGATTCGGTCAATTGCGGTTGGACCCACAATGATACGCCAGACGATCGGGAACATAAGGGCGAAAATGGCAACTCCAGCAAAGATGAAAAACTTCTCCATTAGTTAGTGGTCTCCCTTTCAAAAATGGCGGCGATTTTTCTCTCCATGTCGTCTTCCTCGACGCCCGCAGTCGTAAGGCTGCTGATGGAGTGGATCAGAAGTTCGTCGTCTTTGATGTCGATCGTTATGGTTCCGGGAGTCAGAGTGATCGAATTTGCGAGCATCCACTTCCCGAAATCGGTCTTCAGGTTTGTCTTAATCCGAACCAGCTTTGGTTCGACCTCCGGCAGCTCATTGGGACT
Coding sequences within it:
- a CDS encoding complex I subunit 5 family protein; this encodes MIDQSPAIILLAPFLLAILLALLGIKREWLCFPLVIAGLAISVAASVVTLMRVIDEGTIQYFFGGWEPPFGINLRVDGLNALVALAVSTVSLLTAIYSKRAVPAETSDKVSQFYTLYLLSVTGLLGIVLTGDAFNLYVLIEISALTSYALIGMGSRRATLAAYKYLIMGTIGASFYLLGVGYLYIKTGSLNMYDIQEQIVANNLHGSPSIFVAFVVIMVGVWIKMAFFPLHSWLPNSYTYGPSTTSALLGPLVTKVMIYVMIRMILTVFSPEFAFDQLDWSNIIVWMSVIAILAASISALAQASLQKILSFLIIAEVGYMVGGVWLADEMGMVGSIYHIIADAFMTLCVFLFAGIIFAKTGSRDISAMGGLFTKMPLTMVGFLVGAFSLIGIPPTAGFFSKWYLIQGGISSGHYEYVAALLISSLINAVIFFRIIEIAYFGTKPAEGHGHHHNEEHKDGPKEASFSMLFPLLITAALLLGIGLYNQEVVAIITNFVSQFKIGAIIL
- a CDS encoding Na(+)/H(+) antiporter subunit D → METLANIPPSFLLFAGALVTVLLKGTLRNVFLVALPILTFIHIAYLPSGNGLQVSFLPGFGDSELLRVDKLSKAFGYIFTLNAAAALLFAFYVKKAIQHTAALIYIGSALGVIFAGDLITLYINWELMAVSSTFVILARDTAKAKGAAFRYVMVHIFGGLLLLAGIVMTVSNGGSIAFDSFDYASANLGTWLILGGFLVNAAAPGVSAWLSDAYPEASVTGGVILSAYTTKTAVYVLLRSFHGWEPLIWIGCAMTVFGIIYALLENDMRRILAYSIINQVGFMVCAAGIGTDMAISGATAHAFCHIIYKSLLWMSAGAVLYRTGKSRCTELGGLYKTMPLTLLFGTIGALAISAVPLTSGFTSKTIIIAAAEHEHLLWPWIVLELASAGVFLHAGIKFPYFVFFNQDRGLRPKEAPGTMLWAMGILSFLCIYLGIRPQALYDILPYTVDYQAYTTSHLVTQMQLLMFSALVFFLFLPMLKRTPTIVLDTDWFYRKGGQFFYSTCDICLNGINRIAHKTLIAGATKKLCHFATEGPANLLTLILTPIWEISGTSMDQREKLREDLRENVRKGVFPIGITACLSVLLIAVLFFF
- the mnhG gene encoding monovalent cation/H(+) antiporter subunit G, with translation MIPATICIVLVCIGILFFVGGAVGIIRFPDFYTRMHAAGKGDTMSVFLILMGLATYQLADFSLANILVAGKILFITMFIMWASPTSTHALIKAGFEEGQKLWTRNGVEEDSDK
- a CDS encoding hydrogenase subunit MbhD domain-containing protein, whose product is MIWAFDLITLIFLVITAIISLQTKDLLSAAMIFGVYSFLMCLLWAGMAAVDVAFTESAVGAGVSAVFLIATVLRTTRRSSD
- a CDS encoding monovalent cation/H+ antiporter complex subunit F produces the protein MEKFFIFAGVAIFALMFPIVWRIIVGPTAIDRIVAVNVIGTKTTVLLVLIGMIYGRVEMFVDFALTYALLNFIGSLAAARYFDRVNPDKNFSNSEAKEQES
- a CDS encoding monovalent cation/H+ antiporter subunit D family protein, which produces MPSSITSFTPVLASLVSLLAVLPIVLLGKRPNLREGATFLAAFIKFGLVVSMLPTILAGSTIEFTVWEIVPNLAIAFRVDGLGMLFGLVASSLWIVTSLYSIGYMRGLKEHSQTRFFTFFAISLSATIGVAFAANLFTLYLFYEMLSLATYPLVTHHQDKEARTGGRTYLTYLLSTSIGFVLPALIFVYVKTGSSMEFSSSGFLSGHITASEALILLLLFTFGFAKSGLMPFHSWLPGAMVAPTPVSALLHAVAVVKVGVFCILRVFTGVFGTDYLQDLDIATVVAWIAAFTIVASSLIALTQDNLKRRLAFSTVGQLSYIILGAALLSDRAVTGSMTHIAMHAVGKITLFMCAGAIFVATGKKYISQMDGLGRKMPITFAAFSIGALSVIGLPPTGGLISKFYLVTGAMDAGQSALLVIFLISTILNAAYLLPIGYRAFFPKDPQLAKQPFSWKTTEEANWQCITPLSITAVLAIILFIKPQFLLQLAGLMVGANG
- a CDS encoding cation:proton antiporter subunit C; translated protein: MELLEALSTKFNYWIYVIIMMIGLYAMISKNNLVKKLIGMSIFQTAIILFYVSIGVKEGATIPILYHDQVHPSHGDRHHGADTGHGQDHHPSHEEIVANLHIEPDDFGNPLPHVLMLTAIVVGVATLGVGLALTQKVYRDFGSIEESEILESIKSAK
- a CDS encoding Na(+)/H(+) antiporter subunit B; its protein translation is MKSFALIAVILTGWLLLTAVSDFPDWGDTESPANDYRLSQHYITETFPESSVPNMVTAVLADYRGYDTMFETVVIFVAGIAIMSILRRKPLDHLKDKGKETRTYKKDPDLIIDTTCRLMIPIIQLFALYVVAHGHHSPGGGFQGGVIFGASFILLALSRDLQAAQRWVPEKRVLNLAGIGILIYSGFGFACMLLGSNFLDYEILHKIMPATPVEARSHSMLGVEIGVAFTCTAIMFSIYSNLASNGDMKETL